A DNA window from Ammospiza caudacuta isolate bAmmCau1 chromosome 21, bAmmCau1.pri, whole genome shotgun sequence contains the following coding sequences:
- the TUBB4B gene encoding tubulin beta-4B chain: MREIVHLQAGQCGNQIGAKFWEVISDEHGIDPTGTYHGDSDLQLERINVYYNEATGGKYVPRAVLVDLEPGTMDSVRSGPFGQIFRPDNFVFGQSGAGNNWAKGHYTEGAELVDSVLDVVRKEAESCDCLQGFQLTHSLGGGTGSGMGTLLISKIREEYPDRIMNTFSVVPSPKVSDTVVEPYNATLSVHQLVENTDETYCIDNEALYDICFRTLKLTTPTYGDLNHLVSATMSGVTTCLRFPGQLNADLRKLAVNMVPFPRLHFFMPGFAPLTSRGSQQYRALTVPELTQQMFDAKNMMAACDPRHGRYLTVAAVFRGRMSMKEVDEQMLNVQNKNSSYFVEWIPNNVKTAVCDIPPRGLKMSATFIGNSTAIQELFKRISEQFTAMFRRKAFLHWYTGEGMDEMEFTEAESNMNDLVSEYQQYQDATAEEEGEFEEEAEEEAE; the protein is encoded by the exons ATGAGAGAGATTGTGCACCTGCAGGCCGGGCAATGCGGAAACCAGATTGGAGCCAAG TTCTGGGAGGTGATCAGCGACGAACATGGTATCGACCCCACCGGCACCTACCACGGGGACAGCGACCTGCAGCTGGAGCGCATCAATGTCTACTACAATGAGGCCACAG GCGGCAAGTACGTGCCCCGCGCCGTGCTGGTGGACCTGGAGCCCGGTACCATGGACTCGGTGCGCTCCGGGCCTTTCGGGCAGATATTCAGGCCAGACAACTTCGTGTTCG GTCAGAGCGGAGCAGGAAACAACTGGGCAAAGGGCCATTATACGGAAGGTGCTGAATTAGTCGATTCGGTGTTAGATGTTGTAAGGAAGGAGGCAGAAAGCTGTGATTGTCTCCAGGGCTTTCAGCTTACTCACTCTCTGGGTGGTGGCACAGGCTCTGGCATGGGTACCCTTCTCATCAGCAAAATCCGTGAGGAGTACCCAGACCGAATTATGAATACTTTCAGTGTGGTGCCCTCCCCTAAAGTGTCAGATACTGTAGTAGAGCCCTACAACGCCACGCTGTCGGTGCACCAGCTGGTGGAGAACACGGATGAGACGTACTGTATCGATAACGAGGCGCTGTACGACATTTGCTTCAGAACACTGAAGTTAACGACCCCCACCTACGGTGATCTGAACCACCTCGTGTCAGCCACCATGAGCGGTGTCACCACCTGCCTGCGGTTCCCGGGCCAGCTCAACGCTGACCTGCGGAAGCTGGCAGTGAACATGGTTCCCTTCCCACGTCTGCACTTTTTCATGCCCGGTTTTGCCCCGCTCACCAGCCGTGGCAGCCAGCAGTACCGGGCTCTAACCGTGCCAGAGCTCACCCAGCAGATGTTCGATGCCAAGAACATGATGGCGGCGTGTGACCCTCGTCACGGCCGCTATCTGACGGTGGCCGCTGTCTTTAGGGGCCGCATGTCCATGAAAGAGGTGGATGAGCAGATGCTGAACGTTCAGAACAAAAATAGCAGCTATTTTGTTGAATGGATCCCTAATAACGTTAAGACAGCAGTCTGTGACATTCCACCTCGCGGCCTCAAAATGTCTGCCACCTTCATTGGCAACAGCACGGCCATCCAGGAGCTGTTCAAACGCATTTCTGAGCAGTTCACTGCGATGTTCCGCAGAAAGGCTTTCCTGCACTGGTACACGGGCGAGGGCATGGACGAGATGGAGTTCACAGAGGCTGAGAGCAACATGAACGACCTGGTGTCTGAGTACCAGCAGTACCAGGACGCCACagctgaggaggagggagagttcgaggaggaggctgaggaggaggcagagtaA
- the CIMIP2A gene encoding protein FAM166A, translating to MAGSGGKSIFPENPYHIPGYGGYVPQFTFTFGDTYGRTTHELLTDPSVRKSPRSLLAPLDPKENLLQYHYHIDHPGYVTYQTITSPPEIPLGPQPVPTVLEEPVQPPMVEQLNRELAMAPLARLLGKGTGPCQCQCEGTKTLETGGVALPGGVAAADYTLPVLPVPNAIRQKATLGYTGYIPCSLDNVGMTYLLGVKKAMQEFDRRQLLERNPPYTLGRRFPLTHWPDTKIYTRAGLIPNYMGFVPHLQDICGLTYGDGTRESYRWEQRRRGLAL from the exons ATGGCAGGCTCCGGGGGAAAGAGCATCTTCCCTGAAAACCCCTACCACATCCCTGG CTATGGGGGCTATGTTCCCCAGTTCACCTTCACCTTTGGGGACACCTATGGCAGGACCACCCACGAGCTGCTGACAGATCCCAGTGTCAGGAAGAGCCCTCGCTCCCTGCTGGCACCACTGGACCCCAAGGAAAACCTCCTCCAGTACCATTACCACATTGACCACCCAG GTTATGTCACCTACCAGACCATCACGAGCCCTCCCGAGATCCCCCTGGGGCCTCAGCCCGTGCCCACAGTGCTGGAGGAGCCGGTGCAGCCCCCCAtgg TCGAGCAGCTGAACAGGGAGCTGGCCATGGCACCCCTGGCACGGCTGCTGGGCAAAgggacagggccctgccagtgcCAATGTGAAGGGACAAAAACg CTGGAAACCGGAggtgtggcactgccaggagggGTTGCAGCAGCAGATTACACcttgccagtgctgccagtgcccaaTGCCATCCGACAGAAAGCCACCTTAG GGTACACTGGCTACATCCCCTGCTCCCTGGACAACGTTGGCATGACCTACCTGCTGGGTGTGAAGAAAGCCATGCAGGAATTTGACCGTCGCCAG cttttgGAGAGAAATCCACCTTACACGTTGGGCAGGAGATTCCCTCTGACACACTGGCCAGACACCAAAATTTACACCCGTGCTGGACTCATCCCCAACTACATGGGCTTTGTACCAC ATCTGCAGGACATCTGTGGGCTCACCTATGGGGACGGCACGCGGGAGTCGTACCGCTGGGAACAGAGGAGACGGGGACTTGCACTGTGA